The sequence GCTCCGGGGAAAGGCCATTGACGGATTCCACGCTGTGGATCGGCGTGTACTTTTGCCGGTGCCGGCCGCGTCCACCGGATGCATTGCCCTGGTTGTTGTTGTTACTGCGCGGCTTGATCGCACCCACAATGGCATCGCCGTGGCGCATCCCGTATTTGCGGGCAGTATTTACCGGCACATAGACGTCCGTGGGTCCCGCGTGATATCCGGTGGTGCGGATGAAGGCGGTGTTGGCATCCGCGACGTCTAGAATTCCCGCGACCTGGGCCAGATTCTGCTCGCCACCGGACTGGGGGTTGTTGTCCTCAGCGTCATTGTCCGGGCGGTTATCGCGGTCATCCCGGTTGCGGCGGTTGTTGCGATCCCCACCGTTATTGCCGCCCCGGTCGTTGCGGTCGTTCCTGTTGTTGCGCTCGTTGCGATTGCGCCGGTTCCGCCGGTTGCGGCGGCTGCGCCTGCCCTCCCCGTCATGGTGGCGATTCCGATGCTCCCGGCCCGAACCATCGTGGCGCTTGCTGTCATCGTTATTGCCGCCATCGTTATTTCCGCTGTTGTTCGTGCCAGTGTCGCCTTTATCCGCGTGACGGTTATCCCCGCCGTTCTCGTTGCGGTCCACGGAGTCTCCTCCCCCATCCCGGCCGTTGGGTTCGTCTCGGTTCACTCGGTTCTCACGGTTGTTGCGCTGGTCCTCGGCCTCGTGCTTCGACTCAGGGTCCTGTTGCGGCGCCGAGGATTGCGCAGAAGTGGCGCGCGGTGGGGTGGCGTCCGAAAGAGAAGAATCGCCGGAATTACCGGCCTGCCCGCCACGGGCCCCACCGGATTGGATCACGCTGATTAATTCGCCCTTGCGCAGCGCAGAGGTGCCGCGCAACCCCTGAGCGGCCGCAATTTGGCGCAACTCGGGAAGCTTAAGGGAGGCAAGGCCATTGGCCTGAGCCCGGTTAAGAATGTCGGACAGGCTCACGAAGG comes from Corynebacterium heidelbergense and encodes:
- the rho gene encoding transcription termination factor Rho produces the protein MFGNSERTFVSLSDILNRAQANGLASLKLPELRQIAAAQGLRGTSALRKGELISVIQSGGARGGQAGNSGDSSLSDATPPRATSAQSSAPQQDPESKHEAEDQRNNRENRVNRDEPNGRDGGGDSVDRNENGGDNRHADKGDTGTNNSGNNDGGNNDDSKRHDGSGREHRNRHHDGEGRRSRRNRRNRRNRNERNNRNDRNDRGGNNGGDRNNRRNRDDRDNRPDNDAEDNNPQSGGEQNLAQVAGILDVADANTAFIRTTGYHAGPTDVYVPVNTARKYGMRHGDAIVGAIKPRSNNNNQGNASGGRGRHRQKYTPIHSVESVNGLSPEQASQRPDFAKLTPLYPNQRLRLETDPKTLTTRVIDLIMPIGKGQRALIVSPPKAGKTTILQDIANAISTNNPECYLMVVLVDERPEEVTDMQRSVKGEVIASTFDRPPSEHTAVAELAVERAKRLVEQGKDVVLLLDSITRLGRAYNNSSPASGRILSGGVDSNALYPPKRFLGAARNIENGGSLTIIATAMVETGSAGDMVIFEEFKGTGNAELKLDRKISERRVFPAVDVNPSGTRKDELLLGPDEARIMHKLRRILSALDPQAAIDLLIKQLRKNKTNRDFMLQIASSAPLADEETD